One Panicum virgatum strain AP13 chromosome 3N, P.virgatum_v5, whole genome shotgun sequence DNA segment encodes these proteins:
- the LOC120666900 gene encoding formin-like protein 3: protein MASAAAASRPPAPPPPPPPPPPQPAAAAVQWLGPRVSFSLEDAGGGGREAAAAAGGKTGPGAGADFEFLLGGCAAASMLPADELFSGGKLVPLRIPAPPAEEEAVGAATAAQTTALPPKHAQPPAPASVAAQQPEEAKGVAVVGVEEPKIPARRWRDLLRLRKQQASSGSAAASASSEPRPLRRLLRRGPKPPEPEPSLSLPLLREVGPDEPDKTAEKATPAPAPAPISATPTPPAPPPASQQHQNLPPKIRLPPSQQAAAAAPPPPPPPPPPAVVAADSPRLNAAGKVVFNGLGRSSSSPSSLAGGRRGHRAGGAMERSYSAHVRVAPVLNVPVYSLRGSRKSVSVFGIDRLFSPSAAAAASSSSGAPSSAGGTKKNKAAKKDVPAAGAAPQ, encoded by the coding sequence ATGGCTTCAGCCGCGGCCGCGTCGCGcccaccggcgccgccaccgcccccgccgcctccgcctccgcagcctgcggcggcggcggtgcagtggCTGGGGCCGCGGGTGTCGTTCAGCCTCGAGGACGCGGGCGGAggggggagggaggcggcggcggcggcgggagggaagaccgggcccggcgccggcgccgacttCGAGTTCCTCCTCGGCGGGTGCGCGGCCGCGTCCATGCTCCCCGCCGACGAGCTCTTCTCCGGGGGCAAGCTCGTCCCGCTCCGCATCCCCGCGCcaccggcggaggaggaagcggtgggggcggcgacggcggcgcagacGACGGCTCTGCCGCCGAAGCACGCACAGCCGCCGGCCCcggcgtcggtggcggcgcagcaaccGGAGGAGGCGAAGGGCGTGGCGGTGGTCGGCGTCGAGGAGCCCAAGATcccggcgcggaggtggcgGGATCTCCTCCGGCTACGCAAGCAGCAGGCGTcgtcggggtcggcggcggcgagtgcgTCGTCGGAGCCGAGGCCGCTGCgccggctgctccgccgcgggccgaagccgccggagccggagccgtccCTGAGCCTGCCGCTGCTCCGCGAGGTCGGCCCCGACGAGCCGGACAAGACCGCCGAGAAGGCAACGCCagcccccgcgccggcgccgatctCGGCGACCCCAacgccgccggcaccaccaccAGCGTCCCAGCAGCACCAGAACCTGCCTCCGAAGATCCGCCTCCCCCCATctcagcaggcggcggcggcggcgcccccgccgcccccgccgcctccccctccggcGGTCGTCGCGGCCGACAGCCCGCGCCTGAACGCGGCCGGCAAGGTGGTGTTCAACGGGCTGGGGCGGAGCTCCAGCAGCCCGAGCAgcctcgccggcgggcggcgcggccaccgcgcgggcggcgccatGGAGCGGTCCTACTCGGCGCACGTCCGCGTGGCGCCCGTGCTCAACGTGCCCGTCTACTCCCTCCGCGGCTCCCGCAAGTCCGTCTCCGTGTTCGGCATCGACCGCCTCTTCTCCccgtccgccgcggccgccgcctcctcctcctcgggcgCCCCTTCCTCCGCCGGCGGGACCAAGAAGAACAAGGCCGCGAAGAAGGacgtgcccgccgccggcgccgctcctcagTAA